One window of the Triticum dicoccoides isolate Atlit2015 ecotype Zavitan chromosome 3B, WEW_v2.0, whole genome shotgun sequence genome contains the following:
- the LOC119280580 gene encoding Bowman-Birk type major trypsin inhibitor-like, producing the protein MKRIVAHILLVMSLGAALVIAGRPAGTSGDVAAIRLPSDGQGLGSMKKVLEEGERPWACCDHTQCLRVLPRACLCHDTVAQCASACQHCDEVSHGRYVCLDLYEGWPGPKCTHEVDVAAVGN; encoded by the exons ATGAAGAGAATCGTCGCCCACATCCTGCTGGTGATGTCGCTCGGGGCGGCCCTCGTCATCGCCGGCCGCCCCGCCGGTACCTCCGGCGACGTGGCCGCCATTCGCCTTCCGAGCGACGGCCAAG GTCTTGGTTCCATGAAGAAGGTCCTCGAGGAGGGCGAGAGGCCGTGGGCATGCTGCGACCACACCCAGTGCCTGAGGGTGCTCCCGAGAGCCTGCCTCTGCCACGACACGGTGGCGCAGTGCGCCAGCGCGTGCCAGCACTGCGACGAGGTCAGCCATGGCCGCTACGTTTGCCTGGATTTGTACGAAGGTTGGCCCGGCCCAAAGTGCACGCACGAGGTGGACGTCGCCGCCGTCGGCAACTAG